Genomic window (Sphaerodactylus townsendi isolate TG3544 linkage group LG12, MPM_Stown_v2.3, whole genome shotgun sequence):
TCCAGCTCACTCTGTCACTGAACTTATTCGGTGACCATTGGCCAGTTGCACACTCCGAGCTTCTCCCATCCCTCAgcattatgaggataaaataagaaaagaaggccccttccacacatgcaaaataatgcgtttttaaaccactttcacaactgtttgcaagtggattttgctattccgcacagcttcaaagagcactgaaagcagtttgaaagtgcattattctgcatgtgcggaatgagccgaagtcaggctagatcaggggtcagcaacctttaccacctgaagagccatttggacccgttttccacagccccgaagatctactgagccggagaggcagctccacaccgagccgcctccagtttggcccctccactcacctttcctggagggacacgcccacgctaccctccgacctccaggctatgcggagccgcagtacaaggctgaaagagcagagccgtgggttgcagaccgcTGGGCTAGATGTATTATGTGGTTGCACATTGTAGGGTTAAAGGATTTTGCTGGTATTTATGTTTTGCTGGTATTTATGTTGTTGGGGGGGCTCAATTGCGTGCTTGTAATTTTGGTACAGTTTTGGTACAGTTTTGGGTTGGGAAGTTTTGCGTCTGTTTGAATGTATTTATAAGTAGATTTTAAGTTCAGTACCTTGGAGAAAAGACTAATTCCTTAATTCTGTAACATCTGTGAACAGCAATGACCATTAGCACCAGGAACTGGCATCATTGTAGAGCTTCAAACAACATGCTCAGCTAGCATTTTGAAAAATATGCATACGGTTAAATGGTGTTCTCCAAATACTTTTTTGATTAATTATTATACCCtgtgacaattaaaaaaacaattgttcTGTGGGTAGGGTGGCCAATTGCTCATGTCATATTAAATAGTCAATAATAACACCACTTGGAATGTATATGATGAATTTCATGTGTTCAGAGAACTTCAGATCATCACGGTAATTCTGATTTTACAAGATAGGCTGGTAGGAGAAGATTTTCTCATCTTTGGTTCTAAACATTGGACAAGCCGTCAAGGTTGTTTGTTTTCATAGTTCTTTGGCTCTTAAGCAAGTTTCACTCTTGTAGTGAATTTCACTTTCTAGTTTCTTAATTCTCCTAGATTAAATATTAATAAGTAACTTGCAAAATCAATTGCAGTGTGATTTTAGTTAAAGAATCACTTGGATATAAGAAATTATTAACCTGTCACTCAAACTGaggcacagtaaaaaaaaaaagatcctaaaCATCTAATCTAACATACTTTCCATCAAAAGTGGAATTATAACACTGTAGTAATACTTCTTTAAATTTGGTTTGAACAGCTGCTGCAAACTGACAATTTGTTGGTGACTTTTTGTCGAAGTATATTGTAAGAATAGGCCAAAAGTTTGCCTTAAACTATTAAATACACTGTTAATTTTGTTTTGGAGTTTAACTGAAAGCCGAAGTTCAGAACTTGAAATACATAGGCTTGTATTTAAATAGAAATACATAGACTTGAAATACATAGTCTTTGGAAACCTGCCTTGTGCAAGGCCCAAGGCCCATTTTGTTCATGGATGTTACTGGTGATTAATAGTACTAACAGTTTTATTGTATTGGCACAAAGTCATAGtcaaaataatagtaataagcaaataaaagaagaagagtttggatttatatcccacctttctctcctgtaaggagactgaaggtggcttacaagctcctttccttttctctccccacaatagacaccttgtgagataggtggggctgagagagttccaaagaactgtgactagcctgaggtcacccagcaggaatttaggagtgtggaagcatatctggttcaccagataagtctctgccactcaggtggaggagtggggaatcaaacccagttctccagattagaatccacctgctcttaaccactgcaccacgctggctcgtgTACAAGCAAGTATCAAGTAAAATCCCTAAAAATCAATTAGAAGATTAAAATGCGTaataagcttttaaaatacaAGCTTTTTAGCTAAAACAAGTAGAATTAACGATAGTTTACTATTCCTGTAATAATAAGGAATGATCCAAGATAAATCGGTGAACTATTCATTGACTTAACTAGCATGACAGGATTTTGACCTAATCTTTATAACCTGGCCTCAAACTGTGCCAATTGTATTCTTGCCCATTTACCTCTGTTTGCAGTAATGTCACCAGTTTATTCTGGTCTGATCTACCTGAGCATTGTGAGAAAACATTCCTAATAGATGTTCAATGGTCTACTAAAAATTTGGGGCATCAAAGAATCATGTGAGCCACATTCTCAATGGACCTATGGCTGCAAGAGCAAACTCGCTCATTTGCGACCTCTTACCATTGCCAATTGAAATTTATCCAGACTTTATATTCAGAATTATACTCAGAATTTGATAAATAGGCTGAAAgagttaaaagggggagggaacgCTTCTTACTGGTGGACAGTCTTCATTGTAATGTTCAAGATGCATCTGCTTGCATGGTTATTGAAGAAGAGATTGGAGTCACACAAAGACAAAAGTCTCCAGTGCAGGTAGGCTTGGAAATAAAGGAAAATAAAGTTAGCTGTGCCTAACCAAATTATATTATCAAGCTGCTGGATTTGTATGGATCTCAGATTGAATTAAGAAtccagaacttgttctcccacattttatggcatttcacaaccattgccgggttttatggctaaatatatgagtaatttaatcaatccacatctccgtagatattttatgcttgctcggcttaatgtgctaccgactgcccaaacaagaggcagatatcatggcatcccacaggagaacaggacttgttcctgtgcagcgggcctacccgaaacaactgaacacgtgctccttcattgtaaagatttggcagtctatcggttgctttttctcgaggccatcttgaagaaattttcagtgagatcagacaaggaaatagtttcatacttgcttagtgaccatcatccccacactactgaatcagttgccaggtttttaacaaaggcacttggatcaagagtgaaacctttgtgtaaattttagtcaattggttttaacataatttgtattttaccactctttatatgccattaaaggttttgtatttgtatttgttgttgaatCCAGATCAAAGAGctataaaattagaaacagcagacTTGAAAGCAGGGATACATGGAGGAAAAGCAGGGATACCTATGGAGGAAAAAAACTGGACCTGATCAGGAAAGATACCCATGTAATAAGGAGCGGACTTTTTGGAATTTGGAATAAAACATATACAAGATTAAGTCCCCCAGTCTCACCTCCGAAACCTCCCATGGAAGCATGTTAACAATAGATGAAAAAGAATAATGGCAATTTAATCTATAAAGAAATAATCAATCCACAGGGGAAAATCAAATTGTGGCAAGAgacaaaagaggaaggaaagagtaTGCCATGTCTACTTTCAACTAATGTCAAGACTCAGAATAGAATTGAAAATGAAGGGAGGAATACTAAGAGACATGACAGTTTGAAAAACAACTTAAAATGGGTCTCACTTCCAGCAAAGTGTTTTTTACGATTACTGCCTAAATCCTTTATGCCCGTGGATTCTGAATATCCAATGGTTCTAGGTATTGAGGCCAGGATAATGTTACGCTGTCATAGTCATGGTGCAAGTGTACGTCTGCCAGTACGTAAGCCAAAAATTGACAACAAGGAGGGTGTACCAGGGAGGAGAAGGGCTGTTGTGTTAGCTGAATCCTTAGACTTGCTTGTAACAATGGTATAACATTCTGCTGGCCAAAGAAATGatgtaaacttaaaaaaaacaactcctgTTGAAGTTGGTGGAAAGCAAAATATCTCTActgtcctccttcctctcctcagcaGACAACCTGCCTTTCTGCCAGGCCAACCACTTGCTAGGCGTTCTGCTTGCTGACAATACTGCTGCTCTGCTTTCCTGGCTTTACCTATCCCCTCACTGGTTGACAATGAGGAGGAGGATGCAGCCGTGGCACTGATGGCTCCTTCCTTGCAGGCTCACATACACTGTTGCCCCTTCATGCTTCAGGAAGTGGCAGAATtggaatgccccccaccccaacacacttTAAAAATTGGGCTGGAGCTGTACCAGTAGAGTGCTAGTACAGTGATCACAGGTAAAAAAAGGGAAGtatgagggagaaggagaggaggcattGCTCAAGAGGAATTGCCCATGTAAAGAGTGGTGGTCTTGGCCAGGCACCTAAACACTTGCAAAGTTAGCACCTGGCGGACCTCTGGGGGCAGAGTGTTCCAAAGTGCTGGGTCCACCACAGAGAAGGTCTTCCGGGCAGTTCCCACTCTCCGAATCTCAGAAGACGATTGGATAACCAGAAGGGCTCCCTGCTAATCTCAGCTCCTGGACAGATCTGTATGGGAGGAGGTGTTCCTTCAGATCTATAGGACCTAGTATGTCAGTACCACCACCTTGAATTGGCCCTGGTAGCAGATAGGGAGACAGTATAGTTCCCTCAGGGCAGGGCTGGGTtgacattcatttaaaatttaTTGAAGTAAAGGCAGATGTGCCCTTAATTCCTCAAAAATCAGTccataaataaaaacattaattcTTATATTGTTTGCTCAATCTCTCTATGTGACAACTCTTGTTCTCTTTGAATTGCTTGATGTTCAAATCCCAGGTAATTTGCTAAAGTCTCAATTTCTTCAAAACCTTTGCATATGCTTGAAATATCCACATCTAACAGTACAACTGCAGATTCCTTCAAAGAGCTGTCCTCCCTTTGTATTATAACGGTGTACCGGTCACACAGCTTGTATGTAGACTGATAGGCAGTAAGGTTGCTTGCATAATGATCAATACCAGCCCGCCTCAAAAAGTCTTCCATGGccatgtttcttttttcctcaaTTGTCAGGTCAATGCGAAGAAAGTTTGTCAAATACATCATTATCTCCTGCTCTCCCAATAATTCAGTATATGTAGGTTCTACATACTTTTGTGTTTTATTCAAATCATGGTGCTGATTGTTTTGACTGTCAAGACATTCTAATGGtgttggtttcttttcttttgagttCTTGTAGAGAGTGGATTTGGAGTTTTGGACCTCTGCTCTGCTCTGGTATAAAAGTTCATTCGTATCAGAAACTGATTCACAGGTACCAGTATTTTCTCTAGTAACTTGATCCTGAGGCCCTGCTATGAGGCACCATTGCTGATTTCTTTGACATAGCCACACTTGAGCCATTGCTAGCTCATCTAAAGCAGTATCATAATAGTGCTCTTTGTGAGGAACAGTATCCACACACTTGGCACCCACTTGCAGCAGCTTGGCTTTACTATCTTTTGTTACCCAATACCGTTGTTGAAGTTGAACTTTTTGTTCTGTTGCTTCCATATTCCtgttgcaaaataaaaatgtattaacaCAAATTATTAATGTTAGTGCAAATATTATTTTACCAGTTGTGCTTATCCTATTACTAAAGACCTGCCAGTGAGGACTTGTGCACAGTACTGTCACTAGTGGACATAAAACTAGAATCTATCAGAGCAGGGCCTTTTCAACAGCTGCTTGACACTATACATTTTCCTGGAAGGATATCCCCCAAGTAGTGTGTCATGTCCCATCATTTAGGTGTTCATCCTACTTTCAATGCTGGAGAGACAAGTGATGGAACTCTGTTTTAGTGGCAGAATACATGCCTTGTAAACAGGAGACTGTGAATTCAATCcctgcaggggcggagcaagggggaactctgcctggggcatgcgtgcgccctgtgccccaaCTGCGGCCTCGAACGCCCCGACCACACCCCGGGAGCGCCATGTGCCCTGGGCGTTGCGTCCCACCcggtcccgttggcgctacgccactgaatccctggcatttccaggtaAAAAGCATCTCAAATAGCCAGTGCTAGAAAGACCCTtttctgtctgagaccctgaagaatAGTTGCTAGTTGAAAAAGAAACTCTAAGCTAGACAAACTGGTGGTCTGATTTAATGTAAGGCAGTTTAATACCACTAAACTGTAATAGGTGGCATTTAGCTGTAAAGGGTGTTGAAGCATGCATGCTTAGATGTGCTATACTCCACAGAATGCTAGCATGCAAGGAGAAAATGAGACAGTACATTTATTTTTAGTTGAATGCTTAAGTGTGTAGCAAgagttttatatttgtattgttaAACACCACAAATAAAGCAAAAGTGGAAACATAATGTATAATTTTAATGTTGTATACTtccttattttttgtttttaaagtgaaaCACACAGGCTTGAAATCCAAAGAAATATTCAACTGTTGGTCCAGTAAGAATGTTCACTTGTAATCCTCAAACAGCAGCCTCAACTCCCAATTGTGCCTTCCAAGTTACTTTTGaaacaggaattttaaaaagtaatatcaAATGCAGCATGGAGGATTACTGTTCAAAGGAAATTAAGAGATAAAAATTCCACTGCATATCCCAAGACCTTGGGGCCTAAGGTAGTTCTTTGGATCTCGATATCTCAGCCACTAGAAAAATTATACTATAATGCTAACAATAGAGAACTGGTGTCCCCATCAGCTGATCTAATTCAGCTGTCTTATTAAATAGGAAGGTAACTCAAACTCTCTGGGATTCTAACTCGcccacctttcccctccccagtacGTtgtcagttctggattgggaaaattactggagatttggggaaaatGCCTGTGGACGGAGAgttaggggagggaaggaagtttGGGtaggatgcagtggtgggatccaaaaattttagtaacaggttcccatggtggtgggattcaaacagtggtgtagcgccaatgggactgggcggggcacgatgggggtgtggcccgggcattctgggggtggggcattgctgggcggggatgtggcaaggatgcagccgctgcgccggtccttgggcgagaaacgaatgcacgcaggctcaggctgccacgcacgtccgtgcacctcctgctagactgcttcaagttctgcgcgctactgctgaggagcggaggaggggcgtaactaaggcaaaaatcacatggcaaaatcaccatttagtaaccccctcttggcacacacaaataattagtaacctactctcgggaacctgtgagaacctgctggatcccacctctggtaggaTGTGTTACCTCAGGTCAGTCCTCAgaagctgtcatttccttcaggggatctgatttctgtaatctggaggtcacttgtgattcctggagaactccaggcccaccTTGAGGTTGACAATCCTATAGCCCAGTCAACAGACAAAAATATCATTCTCtgagtttttttaatttatctaATCCAAATTCAGCACAACTGAGGGGGCAGTTATGTTTGTTATATTTGTGTTCATGACTAAAATGGAATAGTAGAGGTCTTTTTAAAGGCAGAAGGTGGGAGTTCATGAGGAACtgattcttcctccttctcctgctttTTTTTGCATTCTACTGCTACAGGGACTCTTCTCCCGGTTATGTTCGGATACCAAAAGTAAGATgggctggggaaaaaataagctaTGGAAGGAAGTATTGGGTGGCAGGTAATGTGGAAGGATTCAACTCCCTTCACTTGTGTACACTTCTTTTTTGTAAGTAAAACCTCACCCTTATTCCTGTTTTAGACATGAGGCAGACATGGATAAACAAACTCACATCAAATTAACCTGATATTTCTCCAGTTTCTGTATGGGATCAGCACTGGAAGAACAGGCTTATTGTGAAGTCTCTTTAGAAATTTGGTTTCAGAATTCAGTTTGTACAACCCTGTGAGTGGCTGATACGTAAAAATATGATGTCTGTTTTCTCAAATGCACGTACTGCCTGCAGCTTTGAATCTTTACTCACAGAACTGATGGTTTTGCCAGGCAGGTTGAAAGTTAGGGGTAACAGTGCATTGAGCGTTTGATAAGTAACGTCAAATTTCATGTCAACCAGCAgtctataggacagtggtggcgaacctgtggcactccagatgttcatgaattacaattcccatcagcccttgtcagcatggccaattggccaattggccatgctgagaggggctgatgggaattgtagtccatgaacatctggagtgccataggttcaccactacggCTATAGGAGGAGGTGAGCAGActaaggaaaaagaagagaagaccGTGTAGGATTTTTAGCAAAATATCTACTATAGCATGTTACAATGGAGAGTTAATATTGAGATGTGAAACTATATAATATATGACTGCAGGTGACCTGAAGGTCATATAGGTAAATCCCTCCATACTAAGGCTTGATCCTGCATTCTTATATTTTATACCATATATGAATGGTATAAACCATTCATTTTATACCATATATGAATAACCCACATTAAGCTATTTAAAAGTGCCAGATGGCTGAGTTATTGAGAGACTGTACTATTCTGTACCTGACCTTTGGCCACGTCAGCCAAAAATTAAATGGGCAGAAATGTTTTTAGCGGATGGAAAGCCACATATTTCTGTTCAGACTGCAGTTTTGCTCTTTTGTCATCAAAGTTTGCAAAAATGTTAACGCAGATAATAATACGATCTTGTataagttaattaatttttaattgttaAATGATTGTTATTAACCTCCTAGTACTACACTGAAGATAAATGTGAAGTATTAATTCATGTGCGCCATTTTGAGTGTATATTACAAGCACTTTAAGAAAGTGTACGTATAACCTAAAATGTAATTTAGTAGTACGTCTTTTATAGCCTGCCATATTTCATTGGATTGTTGGTGTATGAAATTTGGTTCTGTTGTTGTAACTTTTCCTCctggtctttgaccataataaaCTTGTTGTATGAATGTATGTTGTAttaattttctactcaacggttcctgtgattttgtatgtgagaatgttgcgagttttttgaggcactTATCTGGTCAGGCACAATCATTGCCTACAAAGTAGTAACGGCTAAAATTtttatgtgtgcggtttacaaggcttGGTTGTGAATGTTTAatgtagattttaatgtattttaatgttttagtcaatagacaaatgccctttttactaattctgtaatttataat
Coding sequences:
- the LOC125442287 gene encoding uncharacterized protein LOC125442287 — translated: MEATEQKVQLQQRYWVTKDSKAKLLQVGAKCVDTVPHKEHYYDTALDELAMAQVWLCQRNQQWCLIAGPQDQVTRENTGTCESVSDTNELLYQSRAEVQNSKSTLYKNSKEKKPTPLECLDSQNNQHHDLNKTQKYVEPTYTELLGEQEIMMYLTNFLRIDLTIEEKRNMAMEDFLRRAGIDHYASNLTAYQSTYKLCDRYTVIIQREDSSLKESAVVLLDVDISSICKGFEEIETLANYLGFEHQAIQREQELSHREIEQTI